In one Fusarium falciforme chromosome 5, complete sequence genomic region, the following are encoded:
- a CDS encoding MFS domain-containing protein, with amino-acid sequence MGKKESLALKSGNEVYKAYRNNTDQKWIRDPGLRKLNMGLAFMFSSAAANGFDGSLMNGLLIIPQWSDDIGDVSPSILGLIIAGISLGGLPTFIPAAYVSDWMGRRFTIALGSSIMVAAAIIQAVTNGPWAFLGTKIMLGVGLGFAQTSAPPLTTEIAHPRHRANVTNLFQAIWFWGAILSAVVTMGTLHMSGSWSWRLPVLFQAFFPALQLCGLFFVPESPRWLISKGRRDEAFQILARYHSNGDTSDELVNFEFNEICTAIEQEREIEKPGIMSFFKTRGNRHRLLICVLVGFMIQWAGNGIVSYYLAPILESVGVTNSVSQAGINLGLQVWNAILAALGAMACERYGRRPLWLLSATGMLCSFIVITALSAVFADHGNKAAGNAVVPFLFIFFGFYVIAFTPLSIAYPVEILPFDLRSKGLSINLSVVFGAGFFNQYVNPIALDAIQWKFYFVYIGTLAAMLPTIWFLFPETKGRTLEEIAVVFDGPGVNHLDAGDRVFGGGKSIDAQSVAPEAEHI; translated from the exons ATGGGCAAAAAGGAATCTCTAGCCCTCAAGTCGGGCAACGAGGTCTACAAAGCGTACCGCAACAACACAGACCAGAAATGGATTCGGGACCCTGGACTGAGAAAGCTCAACATGGGCCTTGCCTTCATGTTCTCATCCGCAGCTGCAAACG GCTTTGACGGAAGTCTCATGAATGGCCTCTTGATCATCCCACAAT GGAGCGACGACATCGGAGACGTCAGCCCCAGCATCCTCggcctcatcatcgccggaATCAGCCTAGGCGGACTTCCTACCTTCATCCCGGCTGCATATGTCAGCGACTGGATGGGTCGTCGATTCACCATCGCCCTGGGCTCATCCATCATGGTTGCAGCAGCCATCATCCAAGCCGTCACCAACGGGCCATGGGCATTCCTCGGTACCAAGATCATGCTCGGAGTTGGACTTGGCTTCGCTCAGacttctgctcctcctctcaCGACCGAGATTGCCCACCCAAGACATCGCGCCAACGTTACAAACCTTTTTCAGGCCATTTGGTTCTGGGGCGCCATTCTTTCCGCCGTCGTCACCATGGGAACGCTCCACATGAgcgggagctggagctggagactTCCCGTCCTCTTCCAGGCCTTCTTCCCTGCCCTGCAGCTCTGtggcctcttcttcgtcCCCGAATCCCCAAGATGGCTGATCTCCAAAGGCCGACGCGATGAGGCGTTCCAGATCTTGGCCAGGTACCACTCCAATGGTGACACTTCAGACGAGCTTGTCAACTTTGAGTTCAACGAGATATGCACTGCCATTGAGCAAGAACGTGAAATAGAAAAGCCCGGCATCATGTCCTTCTTCAAGACGAGGGGTAACCGTCATCGGTTGTTGATCTGTGTCTTGGTTGGATTCATGATTCAGTGGGCTGGCAACG GCATCGTGTCTTACTATCTCGCCCCCATCTTGGAGAGCGTCGGCGTCACTAATTCAGTCTCGCAGGCCGGAATCAACCTCGGCCTACAAGTCTGGaacgccatcctcgccgcACTAGGCGCAATGGCTTGTGAGCGATACGGCCGACGACCTCTATGGCTCTTATCGGCCACCGGCATGCTCTGCtccttcatcgtcatcacggCCCTATCGGCTGTCTTCGCCGACCACGGAAACAAGGCTGCTGGCAATGCCGTCGTACCTTTCCTGTTTATCTTCTTTGGATTCTATGTCATTGCCTTCACGCCACTATCAATTGCCTATCCAGTCGAGATTCTACCTTTCGATCTCCGATCAAAGGGCTTGAGTATCAACCTGAGCGTCGTCTTCGGAGCTGGTTTCTTCAACC AGTATGTGAACCCGATTGCTCTCGACGCGATCCAATGGAAGTTCTACTTTGTCTACATCGGAACCCTAGCTGCGATGCTGCCGACTATCTGGTTCCTCTTCCCCGAAACAAAGGGAAGAACTCTGGAAGAGATCGCTGTAGTCTTTGACGGCCCTGGTGTCAATCACTTGGATGCCGGTGATAGGGTGTTTGGTGGTGGCAAGTCGATTGATGCACAGAGTGTCGCTCCTGAGGCGGAGCATATCTAA